In a single window of the Olivibacter sp. SDN3 genome:
- a CDS encoding HAD family phosphatase has product MKDHAVIFDMDGVICHTNPYHAEAFKVFFDKRSIPYTDEEFTEHMYGKHNSYIMQYFLKRALSKEEVTVLEDEKESLFREIYAQHVAPINGFLTFLRDLKVHGFKTGVATSAPRANLALILEKLMFAQQMESILSSEDVSTHKPNPEVYLKSAENLQVTPQHCVVFEDSFSGVTAALQANMKVVGVLSSHTQQELPPCSAYIKDYSEVDALFIEELLSR; this is encoded by the coding sequence ATGAAAGATCATGCGGTAATTTTTGATATGGATGGTGTTATTTGTCACACCAATCCCTACCATGCGGAAGCCTTTAAAGTGTTTTTCGATAAAAGAAGTATTCCTTATACAGACGAAGAATTTACGGAACATATGTATGGTAAGCACAATAGTTATATTATGCAGTATTTTCTTAAACGAGCGTTAAGTAAGGAAGAGGTAACTGTGTTGGAAGATGAAAAAGAATCGCTTTTCAGGGAAATATATGCACAGCACGTGGCACCTATTAATGGTTTTTTAACGTTTTTGAGGGATTTAAAAGTGCATGGGTTTAAAACTGGTGTAGCTACCTCTGCGCCGCGTGCGAATCTCGCGCTTATTTTAGAAAAGTTGATGTTTGCCCAGCAGATGGAATCTATCTTATCCAGTGAGGATGTAAGTACACACAAACCCAATCCGGAAGTGTACCTCAAGTCAGCAGAAAATTTACAGGTAACCCCGCAGCATTGTGTGGTTTTTGAAGATTCATTTTCTGGCGTGACTGCAGCACTTCAAGCTAACATGAAAGTAGTAGGTGTGCTATCTTCACACACACAACAAGAACTACCACCCTGTAGTGCCTACATCAAGGATTACTCCGAGGTAGATGCCCTTTTTATAGAAGAGTTATTGAGCCGCTAG
- a CDS encoding M3 family oligoendopeptidase, with amino-acid sequence MLTNKKRQYVPVNLQITWDNLSPLFKELEDRPIRSKEELEKWMLDRSELEAVLEEDFAWRYIRMTCDTTDETLLKNFQYFASEIEPKIAPISNSLNKKLIDSKYRENLDQEKYFTYLRSVKKALEIFRQENVALQTEIQLKQQKYQSITGNMEVEIIGQKYTLPQAASFLKDPDRIKRANVWRKITDRRLQDKVALQSLFSDLLKLRHQIAVNAGFENYRDYMFQAMGRFDYNPQDCYAFHAAIEKEVVPLLQERAKIRQERLKTDRLKPWDLEVDTTGKPALKPFDSGKELIDKTVQCFSKLDPYVGKCIETMRDNNLFDVESRKGKAPGGYNYPLAERGAPFIFMNAAGTFRDLTTMVHEGGHALHTFLSAHLELNDFKHLTSEIAELASMSMELISMDHWDLFFDNPDDLKRAKKEQLEDILKTLPWVAIVDQFQHWLYTNPDHTEKQRNQAWNQLFNQFGENFADWTGEEEAKAYLWQKQLHIYEVPFYYIEYGMAQLGAIAIWRNYKENREKGLKQYMEALKLGYTKTIPEIYETAGIEFNFSQAYVKELIDFTKQELEAIR; translated from the coding sequence ATGTTAACGAATAAAAAACGTCAATACGTCCCCGTAAACCTTCAAATAACCTGGGATAATTTATCGCCATTATTCAAAGAACTAGAAGATCGCCCTATACGATCTAAAGAAGAACTTGAAAAATGGATGCTAGATCGAAGCGAACTGGAAGCTGTTTTGGAAGAAGATTTTGCCTGGCGCTACATTCGGATGACCTGTGACACCACCGATGAAACTCTCCTTAAAAATTTTCAGTATTTTGCCTCGGAAATTGAGCCTAAAATAGCCCCGATTAGCAATAGTCTTAACAAAAAGCTGATAGATTCCAAATATCGGGAAAACCTCGACCAAGAAAAATATTTCACCTACTTGAGGAGTGTAAAAAAAGCGCTGGAAATCTTTAGACAAGAGAACGTTGCATTACAAACCGAAATTCAGCTAAAGCAACAGAAATACCAGTCCATAACTGGAAATATGGAAGTAGAAATCATTGGCCAAAAGTATACACTCCCACAGGCAGCCTCTTTTCTAAAAGATCCAGACAGGATAAAACGAGCAAATGTTTGGAGAAAAATTACAGATAGACGTCTTCAAGACAAAGTAGCGCTGCAAAGCTTGTTTAGTGACTTATTGAAGCTTCGCCATCAAATAGCAGTTAATGCAGGATTTGAAAATTACCGGGATTATATGTTTCAGGCAATGGGCCGATTTGATTATAACCCCCAAGACTGCTACGCTTTTCATGCCGCAATAGAAAAAGAGGTTGTGCCACTACTACAGGAGCGGGCAAAAATCAGGCAAGAAAGGTTAAAAACAGATCGCCTGAAGCCTTGGGATCTTGAAGTAGATACCACGGGCAAACCCGCACTTAAACCCTTTGATAGCGGAAAGGAGTTAATTGATAAGACAGTACAATGTTTTAGCAAACTAGACCCCTATGTCGGTAAATGCATCGAAACGATGCGAGACAACAACCTATTCGATGTTGAAAGTAGAAAAGGAAAGGCTCCCGGCGGTTACAACTATCCATTGGCCGAGCGAGGGGCTCCCTTCATATTCATGAATGCCGCAGGTACATTCCGAGATTTAACGACCATGGTACACGAAGGAGGACATGCTTTGCATACCTTTCTCTCTGCCCATCTAGAGCTGAACGATTTTAAACACCTCACAAGCGAGATTGCTGAATTAGCTTCAATGAGTATGGAACTTATTTCCATGGATCACTGGGATCTTTTTTTCGATAATCCGGATGACTTAAAACGCGCCAAGAAAGAGCAGTTGGAGGATATATTGAAAACCCTTCCTTGGGTGGCCATTGTGGATCAATTTCAACACTGGCTCTATACGAACCCGGATCATACCGAAAAACAAAGGAACCAGGCGTGGAATCAGCTCTTTAATCAATTCGGTGAAAATTTCGCTGATTGGACCGGAGAAGAAGAAGCAAAGGCTTACCTTTGGCAAAAGCAATTACATATCTATGAAGTGCCTTTCTATTATATAGAGTATGGAATGGCTCAATTAGGTGCGATTGCTATATGGAGAAATTATAAAGAAAATCGCGAAAAAGGCTTAAAACAATATATGGAAGCCTTAAAACTGGGATATACCAAAACAATTCCTGAAATATACGAAACGGCAGGAATTGAGTTTAACTTTAGTCAGGCTTATGTTAAAGAGTTGATAGACTTTACAAAACAAGAGCTCGAAGCCATTAGATAA